One part of the Raphanus sativus cultivar WK10039 chromosome 7, ASM80110v3, whole genome shotgun sequence genome encodes these proteins:
- the LOC108816609 gene encoding LOW QUALITY PROTEIN: MATH domain and coiled-coil domain-containing protein At3g58360-like (The sequence of the model RefSeq protein was modified relative to this genomic sequence to represent the inferred CDS: inserted 1 base in 1 codon) — protein sequence MGKHLRKKITWAIKNFSSLRCEKLYSDPFVAGGCNWRLCAFPKGNNVGYLFLFLEVSDYKSLPSGWRRQARYLLNIVNQSSAKRFRQTGDDAEKWFDETSPRWGRLSMLSLNEIHAKESGFLVNGALKIVAEIEVLEVIGKLDVAEETSTMTETINVNGFQLLPSQVEFVSHLFEKHPEIASEFHTENPNLRTGYMSLLLSLIDTLRQSPRDLSKTDLTKAYAALGSLTSAGFKLDWLEKKLDEMSXKKEKEEAGESQMREIEEELKDLKQKCSDLEVKLQKQKSVVSAAQAPISFDDVI from the exons ATGGGGAAGCATTTAAGAAAGAAGATCACCTGGGCGATTAAGAATTTCTCCTCTTTGCGATGTGAGAAACTTTATTCTGATCCATTTGTAGCCGGTGGATGCAACTG GCGCCTTTGTGCCTTTCCCAAGGGTAATAACGTTGGCTACCTGTTTCTGTTTCTTGAAGTCTCCGATTACAAATCTTTGCCATCTGGATGGAGAAGACAGGCACGATATCTCTTAAACATAGTAAACCAAAGTTCCGCAAAACGTTTTAGACAAACTGGTGATG ATGCAGAAAAGTGGTTTGATGAGACGTCTCCACGTTGGGGTCGTCTCTCTATGCTTTCCCTTAATGAAATTCATGCCAAAGAGAGTGGGTTCCTGGTAAACGGAGCACTCAAAATTGTTGCCGAGATAGAAGTTCTTGAAGTGATCGGCAAGTTAGATGTAGCAGAGGAAACTTCAACAATGACAGAAACCATAAATGTTAATGGCTTTCAACTTCTTCCTTCACAG GTAGAATTTGTGAGCCATTTGTTTGAAAAACACCCAGAGATTGCATCTGAGTTCCATACAGAGAACCCAAATCTTAGGACAGGTTACATGAGCTTGCTACTTAGCCTCATTGACACTCTGCGCCAGTCGCCTCGCGACCTCTCCAAGACTGATCTGACCAAGGCATATGCCGCACTGGGATCCCTGACTAGCGCTGGATTTAAGTTGGATTGGCTGGAGAAGAAACTTGATGAGATGT GAAAGAAGGAGAAAGAGGAGGCTGGTGAGTCTCAAATGCGAGAAATTGAGgaagagttgaaggatttgaAGCAAAAGTGCTCAGACCTGGAAGTTAAGTTGCAGAAACAAAAATCAGTGGTGTCAGCTGCACAAGCTCCTATCTCTTTCGATGATGTTATTTAA
- the LOC108831870 gene encoding uncharacterized protein LOC108831870 has translation MVDWSDFYDDYDENWDIDYCSDGYPYEWEFDNDDTYGEETSYFYGYEMHRDHSYSFALNSSDCYGYKVGSDHNDTSEDATSESYESEEDYDDDAEDDIEEEDDDDDDEDSYEEWNDDDDDDNTDTEDDEDSYEEWDHHDDNGSEAHSDFSAYEVDWDHDDNYYSGEDFSDYCDFD, from the coding sequence ATGGTGGATTGGAGTGATTTTTATGACGACTACGATGAGAATTGGGATATTGATTACTGCAGTGATGGCTACCCATACGAATGGGAATTTGATAATGATGATACTTACGGAGAGGAGACAAGTTACTTCTATGGATATGAAATGCATAGGGATCATAGTTATTCTTTTGCACTGAACTCAAGTGATTGCTATGGATATAAAGTGGGTTCAGATCATAATGATACTTCTGAAGATGCTACAAGTGAAAGCTATGAATCGGAAGaggattatgatgatgatgcggAGGATGATATTGAggaagaggatgatgatgatgatgatgaggattcATACGAAGAGtggaatgatgatgatgatgatgataacacTGATACAGAGGATGATGAAGATTCATACGAAGAGTGGGATCATCATGATGATAATGGTTCCGAGGCCCATAGTGATTTCTCTGCATATGAAGTTGATTGGGATCATGATGATAATTATTATTCAGGAGAAGACTTTAGCGATTACTGTGACTTTGACTAG